The window CCTCGCCAGGGTCCTCGCGACGGCGAAAGGCGCCTGCAAGCAGCTTCAGAAGACGCGGCGGTTCTGGGGCTGATCTGTCTGCGTCATAGGCAAACTTTCCCCTCTGCGTTGCACTTGCGCCGCACGGCGCGCCTCGGCTGGTTCACCTCGCCCGCTTGCGGGGAGAAGGAGCGCGCTGTCCGTTGCCGCAACACGTCACCCCAAACTCATCGTGGCGGATGTCGCTGACCGAGCCACCACGGCCCTGATTTTCTGTGCTTGTTATGTCGACGATCGCACGCGGATTTCTGCATCTCACCAGCGCATGCCGCGCGTTCCCCATTGTTGCCATCATGTTTCTGCGCGTGTCAGCTTGGTGTAAGCACAGGGACATAATGTCGCGTCATTCGCTGACCAGCGTCCGACTCGCGGGGAATTTGCTCCTGTGAGGGACGAACATGCGACATCTACGTCTAACGATTGCGCTTATGGCCGCGCTCGCGGTTCCACCTGCCGCCAAGGCCCAGCTTCTCGGCATCAGCATCACCATCGCGCCGCCGGTGCTGCCGGTGTACGAACAGCCGCCGATTCCGGCAGCGGGTTACATCTGGACGCCCGGCTACTGGGCCTATGGTGCCGACGGATATTTCTGGGTTCCGGGCACCTGGGTGCAGCCGCCGACGGTCGGCCTGTTGTGGACGCCCGGCTACTGGGGCTGGCGAGACGGTGTCTATGCCTGGAACGTCGGCTATTGGGGGCCGCGCATCGGATTCTATGGCGGCGTCAATTACGGCTTCGGCTACGGCGGTATCGGTTATGAAGGCGGCCATTGGGACAATGGCGTGTTCGCTTATAACCGCACCGTCAACAATTTCGGCGGCGTCTCGGTCACCAATGTCTACAACAAGACGGTGATCAACAACGTCAGCGTCACGCGGGTCAGCTTCAACGGCGGCAGTGGCGGCACCAACGTGCAGCCGACCGCGCAGGAACAGGCGGCCGTGCACGATCACCACATCGCGCCCGCCGCCACACAGACCCAGCAGGAACATCTGGCCAGCACCAACCGCGCGCTGCTTGCGTCCGAAAATCATGGCCATCCGGCGATCGCGGCGACATCCAGGCCGGGCGAGTTCACCGGCCAGGGTGTTGTCGCTGCACACGAAGCCAAGCCGGGAGGCGTGCCTCCGTCAGCACCTGGCGCCAAGCCCTTGCCGGTGCCCGCGGCGGCTTCGAATGCCGCTCCCAATCCGGCTGCCAAGGCTGCCACTCCGCAGGCTGCGATCAATGCATCGGCGGGCAAGCCCGTCCAGAACAAGCCTGTCGCGAGCAACCCGCCGGCAACTGCGGGCGTGCCCGCTCAGCAGCATGCGACGACAAACAACGGTGCTCCTTCGGCTGCGCAAGCGAAGCCCATGAATCCGGCGTTGAATGCGGCGGCCAGGCCTGTTCCACCAGCGCCGCGCCCCGCTGTCGCCGCCGCGGCTCCAAGACCGATGCCGCATCCAGGCGTTCCGCAGGTCGCGCATCCGGCGCCGCATCAGCAGGTCGCAGCCGTGCGACGTCCGCCGCCACATCCCGCGCCGCATCCGCCAGCGCGACCAAAGGCTCCGCCGCATCCCGAAGGTCACTAGGACGTTTTCCCGCGAAGCATCCCCCGGACTTGATCCGGGGGATGTTCGCAATCTGCAGACACATATCTGCGGCCGTTCGCATCAGTTTTGAGGCGTTCTAGAATGCTTCAGTGACAAATCGGTCGCGCGTCGGCGCGGAGCCGGTACAACGCCCCAGGGATTGTTGGGGAGTTGAATTCAGGTGCGTTGTCCGTCGTTTGAGAAGTTCCTGCTGAGCACCATGCTCGCAGGCGTGGGCCTTGGTTTTAGCCTTGGCTTCTGCCTCACTTCATCTCCCGCTCTCGCCCAGGCCGCTGCCCCATCGGGGCGCTCACTTCCCGCCGTGACGGTCGATGCGCCGCAGCAGCGCCGGGTGCAGGCAAGACCGGCCGCGGGCCGCGCCGCGTCATCCCGTGCTGCGCGCCG is drawn from Bradyrhizobium prioriisuperbiae and contains these coding sequences:
- a CDS encoding YXWGXW repeat-containing protein, translating into MAALAVPPAAKAQLLGISITIAPPVLPVYEQPPIPAAGYIWTPGYWAYGADGYFWVPGTWVQPPTVGLLWTPGYWGWRDGVYAWNVGYWGPRIGFYGGVNYGFGYGGIGYEGGHWDNGVFAYNRTVNNFGGVSVTNVYNKTVINNVSVTRVSFNGGSGGTNVQPTAQEQAAVHDHHIAPAATQTQQEHLASTNRALLASENHGHPAIAATSRPGEFTGQGVVAAHEAKPGGVPPSAPGAKPLPVPAAASNAAPNPAAKAATPQAAINASAGKPVQNKPVASNPPATAGVPAQQHATTNNGAPSAAQAKPMNPALNAAARPVPPAPRPAVAAAAPRPMPHPGVPQVAHPAPHQQVAAVRRPPPHPAPHPPARPKAPPHPEGH